In Leuconostoc kimchii IMSNU 11154, one genomic interval encodes:
- a CDS encoding ABC transporter permease: MIKAFKILYDQIKFFPLILRMVKYGDQSTYQNLFLGQIWKIVDPILQVSVYFFIFGLGLRGLQPGQTVLGYLAWLMIGMGIWRFMSAGILSGSESIKKQIGLATKMKFPLSILPSISIASAGWIFVTLESVSIIFIILNGDGFSPHWYASFYFMFAAVIFSYSFALLNSSILILIPDYISILRLVMSMGMWVSGVIFDLDQMQSSIGNILRLSPFYYIVYGLRDTIYQPTPLFARHFINSTIIFWSVVVIFMITGSYFHEKFKRDFVEYL; encoded by the coding sequence ATGATAAAGGCATTTAAAATATTGTATGATCAAATTAAGTTTTTTCCGTTAATATTGAGGATGGTAAAGTATGGTGATCAAAGTACTTATCAAAATCTATTTTTAGGGCAAATTTGGAAAATAGTTGATCCAATATTGCAGGTTAGTGTTTATTTTTTTATTTTCGGTTTAGGATTACGTGGATTGCAACCCGGCCAAACGGTGTTAGGTTACTTAGCCTGGTTAATGATAGGTATGGGTATTTGGCGATTTATGAGCGCAGGTATTTTATCAGGTTCAGAATCCATTAAAAAACAAATTGGCTTAGCAACTAAGATGAAATTCCCTTTGTCAATTTTGCCATCAATTTCAATTGCCTCAGCAGGATGGATATTTGTGACGTTGGAGAGCGTTTCTATTATATTTATCATACTTAATGGTGATGGGTTTAGTCCTCATTGGTATGCTAGCTTTTATTTCATGTTTGCTGCGGTAATATTTAGTTATAGTTTTGCATTATTAAATTCTTCCATTTTAATATTAATTCCCGACTATATTAGTATTCTTAGGTTGGTAATGTCTATGGGAATGTGGGTAAGCGGAGTAATTTTTGATTTAGACCAAATGCAGAGTAGCATTGGAAATATATTAAGATTAAGTCCTTTTTACTATATAGTTTATGGCCTGCGTGATACAATTTATCAGCCAACACCCTTATTTGCACGTCATTTTATCAATAGCACGATTATTTTTTGGTCAGTGGTTGTTATATTTATGATTACTGGGTCGTATTTTCATGAGAAATTTAAAAGGGATTTTGTAGAGTACTTATAG